From a region of the Thiorhodovibrio winogradskyi genome:
- a CDS encoding glycosyltransferase, protein MILPFFTDDALRGYNVRHFKGGELLVSVKVLHVTYDMGIGGTEMVIKNIIEGFAGSYPDVDFSLFCIEKPLGPWGQELENKGIPIHSYSRRQGFDWSLIWAIRRVVREQKIDILHCHQYTPWVYGLLASFWTRAKVIFTEHGRFYPDASSWKRRMLNPWFSRLTDATTAISRATKQALVDYEAIKPSAISIIYNGIVPLRPDLAKVAKIRSDIGVADNHVLFGTVARFDPIKNQVMMLRAFARVAARHPGAWLLMVGDGVERVRLQALCQQLEIGERVFFSGYISNPVNHLGAMDVFLLSSLSEGTSMTLLEAMSLGKPCIVTDSGGNPEIIVHEDNGLVTSNNDEAAFAVAMEALLADPAKSAFYSRQAKERFTKNFVVENMVKQYFTLYQGLFP, encoded by the coding sequence ATGATCTTACCGTTTTTTACGGATGATGCGTTGCGGGGCTATAACGTTCGGCACTTTAAGGGGGGTGAGCTGTTGGTGAGTGTAAAAGTCTTGCATGTTACCTACGATATGGGTATCGGCGGAACCGAGATGGTGATAAAGAATATTATCGAGGGCTTCGCGGGCAGCTATCCTGATGTCGATTTTTCATTGTTTTGTATCGAAAAACCCTTGGGGCCTTGGGGGCAAGAACTTGAGAATAAAGGGATTCCAATCCATAGCTATTCCCGCCGGCAAGGCTTCGACTGGTCATTAATCTGGGCGATCCGGAGAGTAGTTAGAGAACAAAAAATCGATATCCTGCATTGTCATCAATATACACCATGGGTATATGGATTGCTGGCATCTTTCTGGACTCGAGCAAAGGTGATTTTTACCGAGCATGGTCGATTTTACCCTGACGCGAGCAGTTGGAAGAGACGCATGCTTAATCCTTGGTTTTCCAGGTTGACTGATGCGACCACGGCGATCTCCCGTGCGACCAAGCAAGCATTGGTTGATTACGAAGCGATCAAACCCTCGGCGATCTCTATCATTTACAACGGTATTGTCCCGTTAAGGCCTGATTTGGCTAAGGTTGCCAAAATACGCTCGGATATCGGTGTTGCTGATAACCATGTGTTGTTTGGGACCGTAGCGCGGTTTGATCCCATCAAGAATCAGGTCATGATGCTAAGAGCCTTTGCCAGAGTGGCCGCGCGACACCCTGGCGCCTGGTTGCTTATGGTAGGGGATGGGGTAGAGCGCGTGCGCTTGCAAGCACTTTGCCAGCAGTTGGAGATAGGGGAACGCGTATTTTTTAGTGGTTATATAAGCAATCCTGTCAATCACCTCGGCGCAATGGATGTATTCTTGCTGTCATCCTTGAGTGAGGGGACATCCATGACGCTGTTGGAAGCAATGAGCCTTGGTAAGCCATGTATTGTGACTGATTCAGGCGGGAATCCGGAAATTATAGTTCATGAAGACAATGGTTTAGTCACTTCAAATAACGATGAGGCGGCCTTTGCAGTGGCGATGGAGGCTTTGTTGGCTGATCCGGCTAAAAGTGCCTTCTATTCACGGCAAGCAAAAGAGCGTTTTACTAAAAATTTCGTAGTTGAAAATATGGTGAAGCAATATTTTACACTTTATCAAGGCCTGTTTCCATGA
- a CDS encoding YdcF family protein, with product MEIIKAIAVTLCSPLVLASFFLLIGFLASLRKLIRVKAFSYGFSVTVLLVCSQPYFAELLLYPLEHLNRDQPKLENATSLIYPLACFYNGKGKVPEISRWAECSLQRLTAAARLYHEYGGQILVTGGKNRFHETVSYAKKARELLCSLGVNEQDIFVIEHGGTTAVEIASAAEHLESQPVLIISSATHIRRLALLTGERETISFYPVDYLTLGDLTPRIELPSIFALEASRRAFYEYMAFTKDYFMTMRKLSSSQK from the coding sequence GTGGAAATTATTAAGGCGATTGCCGTGACTCTGTGCTCGCCGCTGGTGCTTGCAAGTTTTTTTTTATTGATAGGATTTCTTGCCAGCCTTAGAAAACTAATACGAGTAAAAGCATTTAGCTATGGATTCAGTGTCACTGTGCTGCTTGTCTGCTCTCAGCCGTATTTTGCCGAGTTGCTGTTGTATCCCTTGGAGCATCTGAATCGGGACCAACCGAAACTTGAAAATGCAACCTCATTGATTTATCCATTGGCCTGCTTCTATAACGGGAAAGGCAAGGTACCCGAGATTAGTCGCTGGGCGGAGTGTTCCTTGCAGCGACTCACTGCCGCAGCTCGGCTTTACCATGAGTACGGCGGTCAGATTCTGGTCACTGGCGGGAAGAACAGATTTCACGAGACTGTGAGTTATGCGAAGAAAGCGAGAGAGTTGTTATGTTCACTAGGCGTAAATGAACAAGATATTTTTGTGATTGAGCATGGAGGGACGACTGCTGTTGAGATCGCAAGTGCAGCTGAGCATTTGGAAAGCCAACCAGTACTGATTATATCGTCAGCGACACATATTCGGCGACTTGCGCTGTTGACGGGCGAACGCGAGACGATCTCATTTTATCCAGTGGATTATTTAACTCTCGGCGATCTTACACCCAGGATCGAACTACCATCAATTTTCGCTCTCGAGGCTTCTCGACGGGCGTTCTATGAATATATGGCCTTTACCAAGGATTATTTTATGACTATGCGCAAGCTAAGTTCAAGCCAGAAATGA
- a CDS encoding GNAT family N-acetyltransferase — protein MEQPSLYRVHLSEPDELDQLEHTWLSIQKTVEDIPFFLTWTWISCWLDTYKPHFLQVTAYFQETPVCIGLLTLSHITRRNLIRSRQLRLHQTGIPSQDQIWIEYNDFLAARTHRHAAVTACLLKLETLPDWDEMIISMMPRARSIQLDPYYPHIRRPLNSPAYGISLHQFERDPARFLPTLSTNTRYQINKSARIYEQAHGSLSLEIADTQTMAIDFFHLAGQHHKTRWPDSGFKNTEFVQFHERLIRATHASKQTRLMRISAGDQLIGVLYFLLDSKIAYFYLQGLNYGKDPKLKPGLLSHSLAIQHFIAQGIRVYDFMGGHSQYKLQLGSFTQQLDMVLIQRPRVVFWLENLARNLKATIITALKNSHEQI, from the coding sequence ATGGAACAGCCCAGCTTGTATCGCGTACACCTATCAGAACCTGACGAACTTGATCAACTTGAGCATACCTGGTTATCAATTCAGAAAACCGTTGAAGATATTCCCTTTTTTCTAACTTGGACCTGGATTTCCTGCTGGCTTGACACCTATAAACCCCATTTTCTGCAGGTTACGGCCTATTTTCAAGAGACCCCGGTCTGTATTGGCCTGCTCACATTGTCTCATATCACACGTCGCAACCTCATCCGCTCCAGGCAACTCAGACTCCACCAAACTGGAATCCCCAGCCAGGACCAGATATGGATTGAGTACAACGACTTTCTGGCCGCCCGCACACACCGCCATGCCGCCGTAACTGCCTGCTTGCTAAAGCTTGAGACCCTGCCAGATTGGGACGAAATGATTATTTCAATGATGCCGCGTGCACGCTCCATCCAACTTGATCCATATTATCCTCATATCCGCAGACCTCTCAACTCACCAGCCTATGGCATAAGCTTACATCAATTCGAGCGCGATCCTGCCCGATTCCTACCCACTCTGTCAACGAATACTCGCTACCAAATTAATAAATCCGCACGTATTTACGAACAAGCGCACGGAAGTCTTTCTCTTGAAATTGCTGACACTCAAACCATGGCCATAGACTTTTTTCATTTAGCTGGGCAACACCACAAAACACGCTGGCCCGATAGCGGCTTTAAAAATACGGAATTCGTACAATTTCACGAACGCCTCATTCGCGCAACACATGCATCCAAGCAAACACGATTGATGCGCATCAGTGCTGGCGATCAGTTAATTGGCGTCCTATACTTTTTGCTCGACTCAAAGATAGCTTATTTCTACCTTCAAGGCCTCAATTACGGGAAGGATCCAAAGCTAAAACCAGGTTTATTGTCACATTCCTTGGCCATACAACATTTTATTGCGCAGGGAATACGTGTTTACGATTTCATGGGTGGCCATAGCCAGTATAAGTTACAACTCGGCAGCTTTACCCAACAACTCGACATGGTGCTCATTCAACGGCCAAGAGTGGTTTTTTGGCTTGAAAATCTAGCGCGCAATTTGAAAGCCACCATCATTACTGCCTTAAAAAATTCCCATGAACAAATTTAA
- the xrtA gene encoding exosortase A produces MNKFNNTWLLMGLILLIPAVFPDTTWSMVKVWAVNETFTHGFLVFPISLWLIWQDRTQINQITLTSNPLALVLAIPVLAIWTLGALVDIKVVQQLALITLIPLTVWTLLGWNILRAVLFPLCYLLFAVPLGQELIPPLMDFTADFTVALIRLSGVPVYQDGLYFTLPSGNWSVVEECSGVRYLIASLALGTIYAYMVYQKLYKRIIFFLFACAIPILANGLRAYMIVMIGHFSGMKYAVGADHLLYGWVFFGIVIFLMFYIGGIWRDPQPELPVSNGKPLSNSPTSLPKNALVPVIMLATLLTVTKLFTAYLMDPPADEFKPAYVEVVDQFGDWHKRDSLGFDWAPIFNNPDRHLNQGYEHDNGKETLRLDIGYFRYQRDGAEAVSSLNRLSDPYGGDWKIIASRTSHDGNHQVQETEIQKGGQKILVWSWYRVGDQAVANSTEAKLRQLANKFLSQRDDASMITLATEIRDEVATARARLNQFKLLLDQDVFLAPTH; encoded by the coding sequence ATGAACAAATTTAATAATACATGGCTCTTAATGGGGCTGATACTCCTAATACCCGCGGTTTTCCCCGACACCACATGGTCCATGGTCAAAGTTTGGGCCGTCAACGAAACCTTTACTCATGGGTTTCTCGTTTTCCCGATTTCTTTATGGTTGATCTGGCAAGATCGGACACAGATAAATCAAATAACGCTGACTTCAAATCCATTGGCACTGGTATTGGCGATTCCTGTGCTAGCAATATGGACACTCGGCGCACTTGTGGACATCAAAGTCGTCCAACAACTAGCCCTGATCACCCTGATTCCGCTCACTGTCTGGACCTTGCTGGGATGGAATATTCTGCGTGCGGTCTTGTTTCCTCTCTGCTATTTACTGTTCGCTGTCCCACTGGGGCAGGAACTCATTCCCCCATTAATGGACTTTACCGCCGATTTTACAGTTGCCTTGATCAGGCTATCTGGTGTTCCTGTCTATCAAGATGGGCTTTATTTCACTTTACCTTCCGGTAACTGGTCGGTGGTTGAAGAGTGTAGTGGCGTACGCTATCTCATTGCCTCTCTCGCTCTGGGTACCATTTACGCCTACATGGTTTATCAAAAACTCTATAAAAGGATTATCTTTTTTCTCTTTGCCTGCGCGATCCCTATTCTTGCCAACGGCTTGCGTGCCTACATGATCGTAATGATTGGACACTTTAGCGGCATGAAATATGCCGTCGGCGCGGATCATCTGCTCTATGGATGGGTCTTTTTCGGTATCGTGATTTTTCTGATGTTCTATATCGGTGGAATTTGGCGAGACCCGCAACCAGAACTCCCAGTGTCTAACGGCAAGCCTCTTTCCAACTCCCCCACTAGCCTGCCAAAAAATGCCTTGGTTCCAGTGATCATGCTAGCCACGCTGCTCACTGTAACCAAGTTGTTTACCGCGTACCTCATGGACCCCCCTGCTGACGAGTTCAAGCCCGCTTATGTCGAAGTCGTGGACCAATTCGGGGACTGGCACAAGCGAGATAGCCTTGGGTTTGACTGGGCGCCTATTTTTAACAATCCAGACAGACATTTGAACCAAGGCTACGAACATGACAACGGCAAGGAGACATTGCGGCTTGATATTGGTTACTTCCGCTATCAGCGCGATGGTGCCGAAGCCGTTTCCTCTCTTAACCGACTGTCAGATCCTTATGGAGGCGATTGGAAAATTATCGCGAGCAGAACAAGCCATGATGGAAACCATCAAGTTCAGGAAACTGAAATTCAAAAAGGGGGCCAAAAGATATTGGTCTGGAGTTGGTACCGAGTAGGTGATCAAGCAGTCGCCAATTCCACTGAGGCAAAACTTCGGCAATTAGCTAACAAATTTCTCAGCCAGCGAGATGACGCATCCATGATAACCCTTGCTACAGAAATTAGAGACGAGGTTGCTACCGCAAGAGCCAGACTTAATCAATTCAAGCTCCTTCTGGACCAAGACGTATTCTTGGCTCCAACTCATTAA